GGAAAGCCGCCCGCTGGACGCCCTGGGCTTCCTACTGTCGGCCGGCGCCCTGGTCGCCCTGGTCTTCGGCCTGGACAGCCTGGGCCAGGGGGCGCAGGCCCCGGGGCAGACCTTGGCCGGCCTGGGCCTGGGCGTGGTGCTGAGCGCCCTGACCATCCGCCATTGCCGCCGCCACCCGTCGCCGCTGTTCAAGCTGGACGCCCTGCGCCTGCCGACCTACGCCGTGTCGATCTGGAGCGGGTCGGTCCAGCGCATCGCCATCGGCACCGTGCCCTTCCTGACGCCGTTATTGTTCCAGACAGTGCTGGGCCTGGACGCCTTCGTCGCCGGCCAGCTGGTGCTGTGCATCTTCGCCGGCAACCTGACGATGAAGCTGATGACCAACCAGGTGCTGCGCCGCTTCGGCTTCCGCCGGGTGCTGGTCCTGAACGGCGCGCTGGTCGGCATCTCCCTGGCGGCCTGCGGCCTGTTCACGCCGGAGACGCCCCGATGGATCATCGGCCTGGTGCTGTTCACCGGCGGCATGTTCCGCTCCATGCAGTTCACCGCCATGGGCACCATCCAGTTCGCCGACGTGCCCAAGCCGGAGGTGTCGGCCGCCAACACCCTGGCCGCCATGCTGGCGCAACTGACCTCGGGCCTGGGCGTGGTGGCGGGGGCGCTGGCCCTGAACCTGGGCGCCTTCCTGCGCGGCCACCCGCAAGGGGCGCCGGATCTGACCGACTACCGCAACGCCTTCCTGGCCATGGGGGCGGCGGTGGTGCTGAGCCTGGTGGATGCCTGGAAGCTGGCGCCCGACGCCGGCCATAGCGTCAGCGGCCACCAGGGGGCTAAATAACACCCCCCCGCACCCAGCTGAGACCAAGTATCGCACCACCCGAATGCGTCCCATTCTCACCAAAAGGCCACTATCTCCCGCCCCAGCCGGTGACTAAACCGTGGTACGGTGAATATCAGCCCCAAAAAATGGTTAATACATCTGCGCACGTGCGCTAGGCTGAGACAGCCACCAAGTACTGGTGCCTGATAGCGGCGGAATGCGGAACTAGCGGCACCTATGGCAGAAAAAACAATGAAGCCCGGCCAAGATCTGATGCAGCGGATCCAACGGGCGTTTCTGGACTACGGCTACAGCGACCTGACGATGGTGGAGTTGGCGGAGGCCTGCGG
The DNA window shown above is from Azospirillaceae bacterium and carries:
- a CDS encoding MFS transporter; the encoded protein is MPDTATAAPPQPKLHSRAITFLVAGAFFMEMLDGTVIATALPQMGRSFGVAPVDMNLGMTAYLLALAVFIPISGWVADRFGPRTVFGGAITLFTLSSLLCGLSPGLWSFTAARVLQGIGGAAMVPVGRLIILRITDKKDLMRAIGTTVWPGLVAPVLGPPLGGFIVTYASWPWIFYLNLPLGLAALALTIAWIPNERPAESRPLDALGFLLSAGALVALVFGLDSLGQGAQAPGQTLAGLGLGVVLSALTIRHCRRHPSPLFKLDALRLPTYAVSIWSGSVQRIAIGTVPFLTPLLFQTVLGLDAFVAGQLVLCIFAGNLTMKLMTNQVLRRFGFRRVLVLNGALVGISLAACGLFTPETPRWIIGLVLFTGGMFRSMQFTAMGTIQFADVPKPEVSAANTLAAMLAQLTSGLGVVAGALALNLGAFLRGHPQGAPDLTDYRNAFLAMGAAVVLSLVDAWKLAPDAGHSVSGHQGAK